Below is a genomic region from Caballeronia sp. SBC1.
CGACCAGCTTGAACTCCTGCAACGCAATCTCGTGTTGTCCCATGCGGTGGGAGTCGGTGAGCCCATGTCGCCGCCTGTCGTTCGCCTGCTAATGGCCCTAAAACTATCTAGCCTTGGGCGTGGCCACTCGGGAATCAGGCGCGTTGTGATGGACGCCATGATCACGTTGTTCAACGCGGATATCCTGCCGGTCATTCCGGTGAAGGGTTCTGTTGGTGCATCGGGCGACCTCGCGCCGCTCGCGCATATGTCGGGCGTGTTGCTGGGTATTGGGGAGGTGTTTATCGAAGGCAAGCAGGCTCCTGCACTTCATGGACTGAAAGCAGCCGGTCTGGAGCCACTCACTCTGCAGGCTAAAGAAGGACTCGCGCTGCTTAACGGCACGCAGGCTTCCACGGCGCTCGCGTTGTACAACATGTTCGCGATCGAAGACCTGTTCCGCACGGGGCTGGTGTCGGGCGCGCTCTCGGTGGATGCCGCTGAAGGGTCCGTGAAGCCCTTCGATGCCCGCATCCACGCGCTGCGCGGTCACGCCGGACAGAGCGATGCGGCTGCCGCGTATCGCACCTTGCTGGAAGGCTCCGGCATCAACATTTCGCACGCAGGTTGCGACAAGGTTCAGGACCCGTACAGCCTGCGTTGCCAGCCGCAAGTCATGGGCGCGTGCCTGGACCAGATGCGCCATGCAGCCGAGGTCTTGCTGATCGAAGCGAATGCTGTATCGGATAATCCGCTGATCTTCCCGGACACGGGCGAAGTGCTATCAGGCGGCAATTTCCACGCAGAACCCGTTGCGTTCGCCGCCGATAACCTCGCTATTGCCGCTGCGGAGATTGGTGCGTTGGCGGAGCGCCGGATCGCGTTGCTGATCGACGCAACGCTCTCCGGTTTGCCACCGTTTCTCGTTCGCGATGGCGGTGTAAATTCGGGCTTCATGATCGCTCATGTGACTGCAGCGGCGCTGGCATCGGAGAACAAGACCTATGCGCATCCGGCATCGGTTGACTCATTGCCGACATCGGCGAATCAGGAAGATCACGTCTCCATGGCGACGTTCGCCGCCCGTAAGCTTGGGCATATTGCGGAGAACGTAGCGCATATTCTCGCTATCGAATTGCTGGCGGCGGCGCAAGGCGTGGACCTGCGCGCGCCGCATCAAACCAGTCCGCGCCTGCAGCCGGTCATGCAATCGATTCGCGCGGATGTTGAACATTACGCGCTCGATCATTACTTCGCACCGGACATAGTGGCAGTGGCGAAGCAGGTAACGAGCGGAGCGATTGCTGCATTTTGTCCGCTGCATTTCGCATCGGAGGGGGTGGCTTAACCTTAAACGCTTAAACGCGTGCGACAGCAGCGGCGATCAACTTTGCCGCTGCATGTTGTCTGCGCTGAACCTGCATCCCAGCCGATACCGCGTGCCCGGATGCACGAAGCGCGCGAACGTCACCGCCACGTTGTTCGCCCAGGTCCGCCGTACGAGCGTGAGGCACGGCTGATCCGGGCCGATCTCAAGCAGTTTTGCATCCGCACGTGAGGGCAGCACCGCGTCAACCACGTGCTCGACCTCGTGCGCC
It encodes:
- the hutH gene encoding histidine ammonia-lyase; translation: MIKLTPGKLTLPQLRRIARERVQLTLDPASHAAIDACAKAVEDIAAKGLPAYGINTGFGRLANTHIPADQLELLQRNLVLSHAVGVGEPMSPPVVRLLMALKLSSLGRGHSGIRRVVMDAMITLFNADILPVIPVKGSVGASGDLAPLAHMSGVLLGIGEVFIEGKQAPALHGLKAAGLEPLTLQAKEGLALLNGTQASTALALYNMFAIEDLFRTGLVSGALSVDAAEGSVKPFDARIHALRGHAGQSDAAAAYRTLLEGSGINISHAGCDKVQDPYSLRCQPQVMGACLDQMRHAAEVLLIEANAVSDNPLIFPDTGEVLSGGNFHAEPVAFAADNLAIAAAEIGALAERRIALLIDATLSGLPPFLVRDGGVNSGFMIAHVTAAALASENKTYAHPASVDSLPTSANQEDHVSMATFAARKLGHIAENVAHILAIELLAAAQGVDLRAPHQTSPRLQPVMQSIRADVEHYALDHYFAPDIVAVAKQVTSGAIAAFCPLHFASEGVA